The Solibacillus sp. FSL W7-1464 genome contains a region encoding:
- a CDS encoding stage II sporulation protein R, whose translation MLHDYDIQNESNLFLAIAKLLISVLFIYCAATFIPGFVDEVRIVQGESNDQLKFRVIANSSTNADQLIKYEVVDTIQTYLQNTPEFSEDIHSVENMYQEIQKTYPQLKITYKFGDNLIPPKWVSGHFYPQKEYYSVNFIIGQGRGENWFCAVFPTLCTNNEPLENERPKFYVAEWWKKYKQKNNPQKAEEDLPNDLSY comes from the coding sequence ATGTTACATGATTACGATATTCAAAATGAATCCAATCTATTTTTAGCGATTGCTAAATTACTAATAAGTGTTCTATTTATATATTGTGCTGCTACGTTTATACCTGGTTTCGTAGATGAGGTGCGCATTGTTCAAGGTGAAAGCAATGACCAGTTGAAATTCCGCGTGATTGCCAACAGTTCGACAAATGCCGACCAGCTTATCAAGTATGAAGTTGTGGATACAATTCAAACGTATTTGCAAAATACACCTGAATTCTCGGAAGATATCCACAGTGTGGAAAACATGTATCAGGAAATTCAGAAAACTTACCCACAATTAAAAATTACCTATAAGTTTGGGGATAACTTAATCCCGCCGAAATGGGTGTCGGGTCATTTTTATCCGCAAAAAGAATATTATTCAGTAAATTTCATTATTGGACAAGGTCGGGGTGAAAACTGGTTCTGTGCAGTATTCCCAACGCTTTGTACGAATAATGAGCCACTGGAAAATGAACGACCGAAGTTTTACGTTGCCGAATGGTGGAAAAAATATAAGCAAAAAAATAATCCACAAAAAGCGGAAGAAGACTTACCAAATGATTTAAGTTACTAA
- a CDS encoding L-threonylcarbamoyladenylate synthase, with translation MHTFQLNVDEFVDNSENYTQAVDLLNNGEIVAFPTETVYGLGAVATNEQAVKKIFAAKGRPSDNPLIVHIGTVEEVSLYTTNISEVAQKCMDAFWPGPLTLVMHAKPNVLAKSVTAGLDTVGIRMPDHPVALELLQTLKKPLAAPSANRSGKPSPTKAEHVFEDLQNIIPCILDGGMTGIGLESTVLDVTLDTPVILRPGGVTKEMLEAVIGPVIEPNLEQQKIESTPKAPGMKYTHYAPDAPVYLIEANKVAIETVIAELQPEHKVALLAPENFEEIKADYYFTFGKEHDLEQMSASLYDALRACDKTDATIILATATSKTGVGAAIMNRLEKAAGGKWYKL, from the coding sequence ATGCACACATTTCAGTTAAATGTGGATGAATTTGTGGATAATTCAGAAAATTATACACAGGCTGTGGATTTATTAAATAACGGCGAAATAGTCGCTTTTCCGACAGAAACCGTATACGGCTTAGGTGCTGTTGCGACAAATGAACAGGCCGTGAAGAAAATTTTTGCTGCAAAAGGACGACCTTCTGATAATCCGTTGATTGTTCATATCGGAACAGTTGAAGAAGTATCGCTGTATACTACAAATATTTCAGAAGTTGCTCAAAAATGTATGGATGCTTTTTGGCCTGGTCCATTGACGCTTGTTATGCATGCAAAGCCGAATGTTTTAGCAAAGAGTGTTACGGCAGGATTAGACACGGTTGGAATTCGTATGCCAGATCATCCGGTAGCACTGGAACTTCTTCAAACATTAAAGAAACCATTAGCCGCGCCAAGTGCAAATCGCAGCGGAAAACCTAGTCCGACGAAAGCCGAACATGTATTTGAAGATTTGCAAAACATTATTCCATGTATTTTGGATGGTGGAATGACGGGGATTGGACTTGAGTCGACGGTTTTGGATGTCACGCTGGATACTCCTGTTATTTTGCGTCCGGGCGGGGTGACGAAAGAAATGCTGGAAGCGGTAATCGGACCAGTTATTGAGCCGAACCTGGAACAGCAGAAAATTGAATCGACACCAAAAGCACCTGGTATGAAATATACCCACTATGCTCCCGACGCACCTGTCTATTTAATTGAGGCAAATAAAGTAGCAATTGAAACAGTGATTGCGGAATTACAACCGGAACATAAAGTAGCCTTATTGGCACCGGAAAACTTTGAAGAAATCAAGGCAGATTATTATTTTACTTTCGGTAAAGAGCATGACCTGGAACAAATGAGTGCTTCACTCTATGATGCATTGCGTGCGTGCGATAAAACGGATGCTACCATTATTTTAGCTACGGCAACATCAAAAACGGGTGTTGGTGCAGCGATTATGAACCGTCTGGAAAAAGCGGCAGGCGGAAAATGGTACAAACTATAA
- a CDS encoding manganese efflux pump, which produces MQEIVAGILMSFDVVALYLIATNVKAKWLLALWTAFLHMLFPLLGYRFGEWLAFYLTNWASGLSTLLLFFVGLQLLLSKKDESFPAMSLPIIAIFASIDTFSVSLSFGMLNLQKYVFVISAGLSTFILSYAALVIAQKSPIFKNNALKKIAGILLIIMSVMLLKW; this is translated from the coding sequence ATGCAAGAAATAGTTGCCGGAATCTTAATGTCGTTCGATGTCGTTGCACTGTATTTAATTGCTACAAATGTTAAGGCAAAATGGTTATTAGCTTTATGGACGGCATTTTTACATATGCTTTTTCCGTTACTTGGTTACCGCTTTGGAGAATGGCTTGCATTCTATTTAACAAACTGGGCGTCAGGACTTTCTACATTGTTATTGTTTTTTGTTGGACTGCAATTACTGCTCTCGAAGAAAGATGAAAGTTTTCCGGCAATGTCTTTACCGATAATTGCGATTTTTGCAAGTATTGACACCTTTTCAGTTAGCCTATCTTTTGGTATGCTAAATTTACAAAAATATGTTTTTGTTATTAGTGCCGGCCTATCAACTTTTATATTGTCATATGCGGCATTAGTGATAGCGCAAAAATCGCCAATTTTTAAGAATAACGCATTGAAGAAAATAGCAGGAATACTCCTGATTATCATGAGTGTAATGCTACTAAAATGGTAA
- a CDS encoding low molecular weight protein arginine phosphatase, whose amino-acid sequence MNIYFICTGNTCRSPMAAAILNAKNCENITVRSAGIYAHEGSDMSLNAKEILHRKNIAQSHRSSQFTVEDAQWADLILTMTTAHKEMVLRLVGEAAHKTFTLNEYVAMETVLDIQDPFGGNLQVYEQTYEQLNEAINKLETKLKLEDKI is encoded by the coding sequence ATTAATATTTATTTTATTTGTACAGGCAACACATGTAGAAGTCCTATGGCAGCAGCAATTTTAAATGCAAAAAACTGTGAAAATATTACTGTGCGTTCAGCAGGTATATATGCGCATGAAGGCAGTGACATGTCCTTGAACGCCAAGGAAATATTACACAGGAAAAATATTGCACAATCGCACCGTTCATCCCAATTTACGGTTGAAGATGCACAATGGGCGGACTTGATTTTAACGATGACTACCGCTCATAAAGAAATGGTCCTCCGGTTAGTGGGAGAAGCTGCACATAAAACGTTTACGTTAAATGAATATGTAGCAATGGAAACAGTGCTTGATATTCAAGATCCATTTGGCGGAAATCTGCAAGTATATGAACAAACATACGAGCAATTGAACGAAGCAATCAACAAGCTGGAAACTAAATTGAAATTGGAGGATAAAATTTAA
- a CDS encoding methyl-accepting chemotaxis protein, protein MNSQKKIFSLRRKLVLFVGILALITYTCSFVFIEYLHPMFFENTSTSVFQIITYLLGIFWSCALAAVFGLVIVRPLQQLERSANHVAEGKIGQDVEMPKTNDEIRSVAEAFQTMVNNLRKMVNGIEDNYKSTDETILKLSEESISVTNNAEQITSNISQISLGAESSAIAIQETVEAIEEVRTLAAEVNNKALHTASRSKYLLTNLTSTTDAIHGVVNSIKKIATDNESSLVNIRELEKNAEQIERIIGLVGDIAGQTNLLALNASIEAARAGEHGKGFAVVAEEVRGLADESASAVQGITTLIHTMQQNVSVVVKQMNEQVSFAVNESSRVSETTSAVEGMTSSVYEMAEDVVQISELVAQQMKNIEHTSHQSQEVAAIAEQTSASAQEVTSASLEQAEAIKQVEELASNLKQQSAELYRMIQQFDRTQ, encoded by the coding sequence ATGAACTCACAGAAAAAAATCTTTAGTTTGCGCAGGAAGCTCGTATTATTTGTCGGGATACTGGCGCTGATTACCTACACTTGCAGTTTTGTATTTATTGAATACCTGCATCCAATGTTTTTTGAAAACACAAGCACAAGCGTTTTTCAGATTATTACTTATTTATTGGGAATCTTTTGGTCATGTGCATTAGCAGCTGTATTCGGTTTAGTCATTGTTCGCCCTCTACAGCAATTGGAGCGCAGTGCAAATCATGTGGCAGAGGGTAAAATCGGACAAGATGTCGAGATGCCAAAAACAAATGATGAAATTCGCTCAGTAGCAGAAGCATTCCAGACAATGGTGAATAATTTGCGCAAGATGGTAAACGGTATAGAAGACAACTATAAATCAACCGATGAAACGATTTTGAAACTATCGGAAGAAAGTATATCTGTTACGAATAACGCGGAACAAATTACAAGCAATATCAGTCAGATTTCTTTAGGGGCCGAATCTTCGGCAATTGCAATTCAGGAAACAGTAGAAGCAATTGAAGAAGTTCGCACATTAGCCGCGGAAGTGAACAATAAAGCACTACATACGGCAAGTCGCTCAAAATATCTATTAACAAACTTAACATCTACAACAGACGCAATTCATGGGGTTGTAAACAGTATTAAAAAAATCGCTACAGACAATGAAAGCTCATTAGTCAATATTCGCGAGCTAGAAAAAAATGCCGAGCAGATTGAACGGATTATAGGTTTAGTCGGCGATATTGCAGGACAAACGAACCTGCTTGCATTAAACGCATCGATTGAAGCTGCACGAGCAGGGGAGCATGGAAAAGGCTTCGCGGTTGTGGCAGAGGAAGTCCGTGGATTGGCGGATGAAAGTGCCAGCGCTGTGCAGGGGATTACAACATTGATCCACACAATGCAGCAAAATGTTTCAGTTGTAGTAAAACAGATGAACGAACAAGTGTCATTTGCGGTAAATGAATCATCGCGTGTTTCTGAAACAACGTCGGCAGTTGAAGGTATGACAAGTTCCGTTTATGAAATGGCGGAAGATGTAGTACAAATTTCAGAATTAGTCGCACAACAAATGAAAAATATCGAACATACGTCACACCAATCACAGGAAGTGGCGGCAATTGCCGAGCAAACTTCTGCAAGTGCTCAGGAAGTAACGTCCGCTTCATTGGAACAGGCCGAAGCGATCAAGCAAGTAGAAGAACTGGCAAGCAATCTAAAACAACAGTCTGCAGAGCTTTATCGGATGATCCAGCAATTCGACCGCACACAGTAG
- a CDS encoding c-type cytochrome: MKYWLLMGVLVTGLAACGDAEDTETTDSVDSTPSESTESSGGTDSAETTDVSAGEKVANASCVGCHGGDLTGAMGPDLTNTSLSKEEIVDVLVNGKGAMPADTADGQEEAVAEYILSLQ, from the coding sequence ATGAAGTACTGGTTACTAATGGGTGTGCTCGTTACGGGTCTGGCTGCATGTGGAGATGCGGAGGATACGGAGACGACAGATTCAGTTGATTCAACACCATCCGAATCGACAGAATCATCAGGGGGTACGGATTCAGCTGAAACTACAGATGTCTCGGCAGGCGAAAAAGTGGCTAATGCCAGCTGTGTAGGGTGTCATGGCGGAGATTTAACAGGAGCGATGGGACCGGACTTAACGAATACATCTTTATCTAAAGAGGAAATTGTGGATGTACTAGTCAATGGTAAAGGTGCAATGCCAGCGGATACAGCAGATGGTCAAGAAGAAGCGGTAGCCGAATATATTTTATCATTACAATAA
- the rpiB gene encoding ribose 5-phosphate isomerase B: protein MRIAISSDHGGNNLRKEIMSLLDEMSISYEDFGPQTDESVDYPDYARPVAERVAAGEFDRGILICGTGIGISIAANKFKGIRCALVHDVFSAKATRCHNDSNVLAMGERVIGPGLAREIVATWLDTQFEGGRHIRRVEKITEIEEG from the coding sequence ATGAGAATTGCAATTTCTTCAGATCACGGCGGAAATAATTTACGTAAAGAGATTATGTCACTACTTGATGAAATGTCAATCAGCTATGAAGACTTTGGTCCACAAACGGACGAGTCAGTAGATTATCCGGACTATGCACGTCCAGTAGCTGAGCGGGTAGCTGCTGGGGAATTTGACAGAGGAATTTTAATTTGCGGGACTGGAATTGGGATTTCGATTGCTGCAAACAAATTTAAAGGGATTCGCTGTGCACTTGTACATGACGTGTTCTCGGCAAAAGCGACACGTTGCCACAATGACTCAAACGTTTTAGCAATGGGTGAGCGTGTAATCGGTCCCGGGCTGGCGCGTGAGATTGTTGCAACTTGGCTGGATACACAATTTGAAGGCGGTCGTCATATTCGCCGTGTTGAAAAGATTACTGAAATTGAAGAAGGGTAA
- a CDS encoding TIGR01440 family protein, translating into MTNLHDLQKDLAQALSEFEQQVKFSEDQLFVIGCSTSEVMGEKIGTAGALDVAQVLYKEFSIFAQRHKIHLVFQGCEHINRALTLEAAVAKMYHLEPVSVIPVRTAGGSMSAYAFTQMNEPVIVETIQAHYGIDIGQTLIGMHLKAVAVPLRTSVKQLGNAVITLATTRPKLIGGERAQYTVTP; encoded by the coding sequence ATGACAAACTTACACGATTTGCAAAAAGATTTAGCGCAAGCATTATCAGAATTTGAGCAACAAGTGAAGTTTTCTGAAGATCAGCTATTTGTCATCGGCTGTTCCACATCGGAAGTGATGGGTGAGAAGATTGGAACAGCCGGTGCACTCGATGTAGCGCAAGTTCTATACAAAGAATTTTCAATATTCGCGCAAAGACATAAAATTCACTTAGTTTTCCAAGGCTGCGAGCATATTAACCGAGCTTTAACACTCGAGGCCGCAGTCGCTAAAATGTACCATTTAGAACCTGTTTCGGTCATTCCGGTCCGTACAGCAGGTGGCTCCATGTCTGCATACGCCTTTACACAGATGAATGAACCTGTAATTGTGGAAACCATCCAGGCACATTACGGGATCGATATCGGACAAACATTAATCGGCATGCATTTAAAAGCAGTTGCTGTACCTTTACGAACATCTGTTAAGCAATTAGGCAATGCAGTCATTACGTTAGCGACAACACGTCCGAAACTTATTGGTGGAGAACGTGCGCAATATACCGTAACACCTTAA
- the glyA gene encoding serine hydroxymethyltransferase, translated as MAFEKLAGQDKAILDSILLEKKRQNTNIELIASENFVSEAVMEAQGSYLTNKYAEGYPGKRYYGGCEHVDVVENIARDRAKELFGAAYVNVQPHSGAQANMAVYHTILKPGDTVLGMNLSHGGHLTHGSPVNFSGILYNFVEYGVTEDTNLIDYEDVRQKALESKPKLIVAGASAYPRAIDFTKFREIADEVGAYFMVDMAHIAGLVAAGEHQNPVPYADFVTTTTHKTLRGPRGGMILTKDEKWEKELNKSVFPGIQGGPLMHVIAAKAVSFGEALQPEFKEYAKQIKANAAALAKSLMDEGVEIVSGGTDNHLLLLNVKSLGLTGKVAEHVLDEVAITTNKNTIPFDTESPFVTSGIRVGTAAVTSRGFKEEDVIEVGKIIASVLKNHEDAAVKEEARKRVEALTAKYPLYA; from the coding sequence ATGGCATTTGAAAAATTAGCAGGACAAGACAAGGCAATTTTAGACTCGATTTTATTAGAGAAAAAACGTCAAAACACAAACATCGAACTAATCGCATCAGAAAACTTCGTATCGGAAGCTGTCATGGAAGCACAAGGTTCATACTTAACAAATAAATATGCTGAAGGTTACCCTGGCAAACGCTATTATGGCGGTTGTGAACATGTAGACGTAGTGGAAAACATTGCGCGTGACCGTGCAAAGGAATTATTTGGCGCAGCATATGTTAACGTTCAGCCACACTCAGGTGCACAGGCAAATATGGCGGTTTACCATACAATTTTAAAACCGGGTGATACAGTACTTGGTATGAACTTATCGCACGGTGGTCACTTAACACATGGTTCTCCGGTAAACTTCTCTGGTATTCTTTATAATTTCGTGGAATACGGTGTAACTGAAGATACAAACTTAATCGATTATGAAGATGTTCGCCAAAAAGCATTGGAATCGAAGCCAAAGTTAATCGTTGCTGGTGCATCAGCTTATCCCCGTGCGATCGACTTTACAAAGTTCCGTGAAATCGCTGATGAAGTCGGTGCATATTTCATGGTTGATATGGCGCATATTGCCGGTCTGGTAGCAGCAGGCGAGCATCAAAATCCGGTACCGTACGCAGATTTCGTAACGACAACAACTCATAAAACTTTACGTGGCCCTCGTGGCGGTATGATTTTAACAAAAGACGAAAAATGGGAAAAAGAATTAAATAAATCAGTATTCCCAGGTATTCAAGGCGGTCCTTTAATGCATGTCATCGCTGCCAAAGCAGTATCATTCGGTGAAGCATTACAACCGGAATTCAAAGAGTACGCTAAACAAATTAAAGCTAATGCAGCTGCGCTTGCAAAATCTTTAATGGATGAAGGTGTTGAAATCGTATCAGGCGGTACTGACAACCACTTACTTCTATTAAATGTGAAATCTTTAGGGTTAACGGGTAAAGTGGCGGAGCATGTATTGGATGAAGTGGCAATTACAACTAATAAAAACACAATTCCATTCGACACAGAATCACCATTCGTAACATCCGGTATTCGTGTAGGTACAGCAGCTGTTACTTCTCGCGGTTTCAAAGAAGAAGATGTAATTGAAGTTGGTAAAATCATCGCTTCAGTTCTTAAAAATCATGAAGATGCAGCGGTAAAAGAAGAGGCACGCAAACGTGTCGAAGCTCTTACAGCGAAATATCCTTTATACGCATAA
- the upp gene encoding uracil phosphoribosyltransferase, giving the protein MSKVYVFDHPLIQHKLTYIRDKETGTKEFRELVDEVATLMAFEITRDLPLEEIEVHTPVTKAKAKVLSGKKMAIVPILRAGIGMVDGVLKLIPAAKVGHIGLYRDPETLKPVEYYAKLPADVEERDFIIVDPMLATGGSAVEAINSLKKRGAKSIKFMCLIAAPEGVEEIQKNHSDVDIYIASLDEKLNDHGYIVPGLGDAGDRLFGTK; this is encoded by the coding sequence GTGAGTAAAGTATACGTATTTGACCACCCATTAATCCAACATAAGTTAACTTATATTCGAGATAAAGAAACGGGAACAAAAGAATTTCGGGAGTTAGTTGATGAAGTAGCTACGTTAATGGCTTTTGAAATTACTCGTGATTTACCGCTGGAAGAAATTGAAGTGCATACACCTGTGACGAAGGCAAAAGCAAAAGTATTATCAGGGAAGAAAATGGCGATCGTCCCAATTTTACGTGCAGGTATCGGAATGGTAGATGGCGTATTAAAATTGATCCCTGCTGCTAAAGTAGGTCATATTGGTCTTTACCGTGATCCGGAAACATTAAAGCCGGTGGAATATTATGCAAAACTTCCTGCAGATGTTGAAGAGCGTGACTTCATTATTGTAGACCCGATGTTAGCAACAGGTGGTTCAGCTGTTGAAGCGATTAATTCACTGAAAAAGCGCGGCGCTAAAAGCATTAAATTTATGTGTCTGATCGCAGCTCCAGAAGGTGTGGAAGAAATCCAAAAAAATCACTCAGACGTAGATATTTACATCGCATCTCTAGATGAAAAATTAAATGATCATGGCTATATCGTACCAGGCTTGGGTGATGCCGGGGATCGTTTATTCGGAACAAAATAA
- the wecB gene encoding non-hydrolyzing UDP-N-acetylglucosamine 2-epimerase gives MTKKFKVMTIFGTRPEAIKMAPLVLELEKHPEQIESIVTVTAQHRQMLDQVLETFKITPDYDLNIMKDRQTLVDVATNALLGLDRVMKEAKPDIVLVHGDTATTFVGSLAAFYNQIAIGHVEAGLRTGQKYSPYPEEMNRQLTGVMADLHFSPTEQSRANLLKENKPAEAIFVTGNTAIDALKTTVSDHYTHPVIEKMGSDRMILLTAHRRENLGEPMRNMFRAIMRLLNEHDDVQVVYPVHMNPAVREVANEILGDNPRVHLIEPLEVFDFHNFAARSYMILTDSGGVQEEAPSLGKPVLVLRDTTERPEGIEAGTLKLAGTDEEVIYKMAKELLINQEAYEAMAHASNPYGDGYASERIVEALLQFAQKKVVEEIIDKAETR, from the coding sequence ATGACGAAGAAGTTTAAAGTTATGACGATTTTTGGAACACGGCCGGAAGCTATTAAAATGGCGCCGCTAGTGCTGGAACTGGAAAAGCATCCTGAACAAATTGAATCGATTGTTACTGTAACGGCTCAGCACCGTCAAATGCTTGACCAAGTATTGGAAACATTTAAAATTACACCGGATTATGATTTGAATATTATGAAAGACCGTCAAACATTGGTAGATGTAGCGACGAATGCACTTTTAGGGCTTGACCGTGTAATGAAAGAAGCGAAACCTGATATCGTGCTGGTACATGGTGATACGGCGACGACTTTTGTCGGAAGTCTTGCCGCTTTCTACAACCAGATTGCGATCGGTCATGTTGAAGCAGGACTGCGCACAGGTCAAAAATATTCACCTTATCCTGAAGAGATGAACCGTCAGTTAACAGGTGTAATGGCAGATCTGCATTTTTCGCCAACTGAGCAATCACGTGCAAATCTGTTAAAAGAAAACAAACCGGCAGAAGCGATTTTCGTGACGGGTAACACAGCAATAGATGCATTAAAAACAACAGTAAGTGACCATTACACACATCCGGTAATTGAGAAGATGGGCTCTGATCGCATGATTTTATTGACAGCACACCGTCGTGAAAATCTGGGTGAGCCAATGCGTAATATGTTCCGTGCAATTATGCGCTTGTTGAATGAGCATGACGATGTTCAGGTTGTTTACCCGGTGCATATGAATCCGGCTGTTCGCGAAGTAGCAAATGAAATTTTAGGGGACAATCCGCGTGTTCATTTAATTGAACCGTTGGAAGTATTTGATTTCCACAATTTCGCAGCCCGCTCTTACATGATTTTAACGGATTCTGGCGGTGTTCAAGAAGAAGCACCATCTCTAGGAAAGCCGGTGCTCGTATTACGTGATACGACTGAGCGCCCTGAAGGTATTGAAGCAGGCACATTAAAGCTGGCGGGTACCGATGAAGAAGTTATTTACAAAATGGCCAAAGAATTATTGATAAATCAAGAAGCATATGAAGCGATGGCACATGCATCGAATCCATATGGTGATGGGTATGCATCGGAACGTATTGTGGAAGCTTTACTGCAATTTGCTCAAAAAAAAGTAGTAGAGGAAATTATCGATAAAGCAGAAACGCGATAA
- a CDS encoding ATP synthase subunit I gives MLNLHHVFAMQKKAFFFLLAVCALGWGFSPYDSMFAGIALGAFFGTYNFWILLRRMEKFDRSISEGTKVASIGTALRFGSGVAAVAIAISLPQYFHLISTVIGLMIPYIFLVVERVVHHIKSH, from the coding sequence ATGCTAAATTTGCATCACGTTTTTGCAATGCAGAAGAAAGCGTTCTTTTTTTTGCTTGCTGTTTGTGCGTTAGGCTGGGGATTTTCACCATATGATTCGATGTTTGCTGGTATAGCCCTGGGTGCGTTCTTTGGTACGTATAATTTTTGGATTTTACTTCGACGTATGGAAAAATTTGACCGTTCCATTAGTGAAGGGACAAAAGTAGCATCTATCGGTACAGCGCTTCGCTTTGGATCAGGTGTTGCCGCAGTCGCAATCGCAATATCGTTGCCACAATATTTTCACTTAATAAGCACGGTCATTGGGCTGATGATTCCGTACATCTTTTTAGTAGTAGAAAGAGTAGTACATCATATAAAAAGCCACTAA
- the atpB gene encoding F0F1 ATP synthase subunit A, whose amino-acid sequence MDHTAPELHLDLGFMTLTFNLSTVLTLLVAAVIVFLIAFVSTRTLALKPTGMQNFMEWIMDFVKNIIKSNMDWKTGGRFHILGITLIMFIAVSNLLGLPMGGILYGSDLWWKSPTADPVVTMTLASMVLVLTQYYGVKMQGTGGYAKTFFQPMSFMFPLKVIEEFANTLTLGLRLYGNIYAGEILLTLLTGLAVSSAFGFFGAIVPMMAWMGFSIFIGFIQAFIFTMLTMVYMAHKVSTDH is encoded by the coding sequence ATGGATCATACAGCTCCAGAGCTACATTTGGATTTAGGCTTTATGACGCTTACTTTCAACTTATCTACAGTACTAACTCTCTTAGTAGCTGCAGTCATCGTATTTTTAATCGCGTTTGTTTCAACACGTACACTTGCGTTAAAACCGACTGGTATGCAGAACTTCATGGAATGGATTATGGATTTCGTGAAAAATATTATTAAGAGTAACATGGACTGGAAAACTGGTGGACGCTTCCACATTCTGGGGATTACATTAATCATGTTCATTGCAGTGTCCAACTTACTTGGATTACCAATGGGTGGTATTTTGTACGGCAGTGATTTATGGTGGAAATCACCAACAGCCGATCCAGTCGTAACAATGACATTAGCGTCGATGGTTCTAGTATTAACACAGTATTACGGTGTGAAAATGCAAGGTACTGGCGGTTATGCTAAAACATTCTTCCAACCAATGTCATTTATGTTCCCGCTAAAAGTTATTGAAGAGTTTGCAAATACGTTAACTCTAGGTCTACGTCTTTACGGTAACATTTACGCCGGTGAGATTTTACTAACGTTACTAACTGGTTTAGCAGTTTCAAGTGCGTTTGGTTTCTTCGGTGCAATCGTACCAATGATGGCGTGGATGGGATTCTCGATTTTCATCGGGTTTATCCAAGCTTTCATTTTCACAATGTTAACGATGGTATACATGGCTCACAAAGTGAGTACAGACCATTAA
- the atpE gene encoding F0F1 ATP synthase subunit C → MVGSVGLLAAAIAIGLAALGAGIGNGLIVSKTVEGIARQPEARGALQTTMFIGVALVEALPIIAVVIAFIVMNQ, encoded by the coding sequence ATGGTAGGTTCAGTAGGTTTATTAGCAGCAGCAATCGCAATCGGTTTAGCAGCACTAGGTGCAGGTATTGGTAACGGTTTAATCGTTTCAAAAACAGTAGAAGGTATCGCTCGTCAACCAGAAGCACGTGGCGCACTTCAAACTACAATGTTCATCGGGGTAGCGTTAGTAGAAGCATTACCGATCATCGCAGTAGTAATCGCATTCATCGTAATGAACCAATAG